aatttatccttaaattaatataaaaaaataccaattaaattattacttaattaatatttataataaaattttaaattttgattagtttaattatgatatatttttttacttatataaagataataattttaataattaagtcAATTTATAATCATATTCAacaatatcaataaattttttaataaccaTTACATAAAGttaagaaatataaatttttattaataattactaTATATAATACATTGAGTAGACTAAATTATCTATAGCCTGTGGACAGGTGGAATGGCTGCACATTGTTTGTGTACACTGCGTCACAGGGATAATAATCTCCTTTGGCTCTCACGCAGTACACTGTTTACTATTTCCTACTTAATTTATTGTACGATATAATTTCAATGAAAATCCGCAACACCACAAGCACCGACCCTCTCTATTTATAAGTGTCAGACGCAGCCCCGTCTCCTCAACCTCAACGTCCTCCGCCCCCAACAGCACCGTCCACCGCAGCAGAACAAGAAACGCACAAGAAATTAGAGAGAGATGGATCATGGTAATCATGATATGCGAGGGATGGGTCCAACCATGAACAACACCAACACCACCGGAGGGATGATGATGCACACCCACCACAGGATGATGATGCATATGACCTTCTTCTGGGGCAACAATGCTGAAATTCTCTTCGATGGCTGGCCTGGCACCAGACCTGGAATGTATGTTTTGGCCCTCATATTTGTTTTTTGCTTAGCTTTTATTGGTGAGTGGCTCTCTCATTGCCAATTGATGAAGCCGGGTTCAACCCATATAGCTTCCGGTTTAATCCAGACTATCTTGCACGCTGTAAGGATTGGTTTGGCCTACCTGGTGATGTTAGCTGTTATGTCCTTCAATGGTGGTGTGTTTTTGGTGGCTGTGGCAGGTCATACTCTTGGGTTCTTGTTCTTTGGGAGTAGGGTTTTCAAGAAATCGCCACCGTCTGATAAAACCTCTGATGCTCCTCTGATGAGTTGCTGAATGTTGTTCAAGGTAGATGGTGGTCTGATCCTTGGGCTAGGATTTGCAGATTCCTCGATTACAGTTACAcggcttaaaaaaaaaaaaaattatatgtagcATTTAATAAGAAAAGTGTTGGATTGAGGTGTATCATCTATATAACTAGCGAAATTTCATCAAATTAGGCATAATTTTGTTAGTAGATGATTGTGTtcatagattttaattttaccCAATTAGTTTATTTTGATCAAGAATATGATATTTGTGTGGGTAATCAGAATTGCAGAGACTATTCATTGTGCCATTATGTGTATGGCTGGAAAATTAAATGGTTAAAGATGCAGGCCGGAGAGATTATTTTTCCGAGGAAAAGAAGACATAGACAGAACAGAGTAATAAATAGTCCAAGTCTGGATAGGGAGGATTCCGTTGGAAATTAATGCCCATTGCTAAGGCTTTATTTCTGTAGGGTGAACTCCCCATTAATTGACTTAAACTTTACAATAACATGAAAACCTTAATTTTTCAAGAAGACCAAACATAGAATTTGAACGCTTCTTAAGAAACTTGAAATCATGCATTGTGTTACTGTCAACCAAAAAAGTCTAAGTGAAAACAAGCACTcagttggtttttttttttttgggaaaaaTTTCACAGCTCCATCAAGTAATCCAGTGGAGGAAGCTTCCATTGAGGTAATGGGGATCTATTTGACAGACATTTGGACTAAAAACACCGACTGGGGCTCTATTTAAGCTATAACCTCCTTCAGGTTGGACTTGTAGTTCCTACAAAAACATAATCATTCCTTATTTTTGGGATTAGGATTTTTAAGAAATTGCCATCTCTATATAATGAGCTCAAGGAAAATGATGGTTTGGTTGTTGGAGTAGGATTTGCAGATTCTTGAATTACATACACATGGCATTATTAGTTTCTCTTGATGAAGAAAGAATATGATAATTGTGTGGTTAATTATGAGAATTCCAGAAACTAGTTCTGTGGGTGGTTTTCAATGCGCGGCTGTGAAAATGGGCGTAGAGATAGGCCAAAGATATTGAATTTTCCAAGGAAAAGAAAGGAATGGATTCCATTGAAAATTAATGGCAATTGCTAAGTGAAAATGAGTGCTCAGTTGACACACCTTGTAAATAATGCTAGAATTGAAGAGCATAATGAAAATTTCTTAAACTTGTGCAATCGCCTACAAGTTGTCAATTGCTCCAACTTTTCACATcacattaatttcttttttttccacATCTTTACCATTTTATTGGTAATTATGTGGCATTTTTACCAATATAAACGAACAAGACTAATTTATATTCGAATCTAAAATGATATTTAGATAAAACCTTTCTAGTAATGAAGATTTGAAGCTCTATGAACAAATTGAGAGATGAGATAGAAATTGATCCCATTAGAGATACGATACGATACAATCACAAGCAATCCACTTTGCTGACAGCTGAATTACTACAAGACATAACACTACTAATTATAAGTAATAATCATATATAGCTAATCAGCACAAGCCAGAAGAAGGAACAGACCTGCTTGTGTCTTTTTATGACAACATTATTTTCTTCCTCTGTCTAAATCTCAccctttattataaaataataaataaataatgcatTCTATTGATCCTTTGATTTGTCCGATTCTATGGAGTTCCCTGTTTTCTTTGACTAAACGTCCATTCTTCTTTCATTCTTTATTCTGCAactcttcatcttttctttagCAAAAACATCATTAATGTGAGAGAGAGTTTAGTAGTAGTGAGGAACAAGCCATTTTGTGGTTTGCTTCATGTCAATATGTCCATTCCTGAGGCAGACCCATCTCTTGGTTCTTTGCCGGCGTCGTCCTGGACTGGCTCTTTTTCTGGAATTGCAGATCATACCTCACATCACCCAGTAAGGCATCTACAAAACAGTACATGAATAGATCAAATATAGAAAATCCCGATGCTGTTATCTTTTAGATATGCTAATGAAACCACTTTAGGACGTTGTTGTTCAGGACTGAAAGTGGACCTAAACTGCAGTTTGGTGAAAGGGAAAGGTACCTTGTTGAACTGGGAAACTAGCTCTATTGGATCTTGATTCAGAACCCATTTTTTCAGAGTGAAGTTTTAGGGCTTGTACAACTCTTGCCGGTATAAGAACAGTGGAACACCCTGCTCCAAGAAAAACCAGACCATGCCATCAGTTCAACTGTATTTTTATGTTCATTTTTAAATTGCCTGTAATCAAGATTTTGCACAACTAATTGCTTATATGGGAGTTCATTAATTTATTGTCTCAGTAGTTTGCTGAATGGAATTAATTTGTGGAAGGTCCAAATTAACAACTGGTGGACCATCCATGGAGGATGATTCCAGCTCACACTTATCAAACTTAATTTGGTCACTGCTACCTCTGAAATTTAGGTTAACAGGAATCAATTTGGATTCCACCAAATCACAACAAACCAACATAAAATCTAAACCTAATCTAGATGGATAGGTGATGGCAGCAGATACGCCATTCTACCCAGAAGCTAACTACTCCCAACTCCCTATGAAACCATAAAAATCAAAAGAAGAGACCAATATTTTAACGCAAAACTAAAATTTTCTTCAGCAATTACCTGGTTTCTTACGTGACTCACAAGTATTGCCGATTCCTCTGGGCAAGAACACCCCTGTCCCACAAGAAACATTTCTTGGACCGGATTCACTGAGGAAAACTGCTGTCATATCTGAACCGGCTCTCTGTTGCTGCCGCATATTAGCCCACGAAACCTTTTGTCTGTTACCAAACCCGGCACAAGCTCTGCCTTTGCTTTGATGAACTGGCCTGGCTGCTTGTGTATCAAGCTCAACGTGATTAAACCCATTTGCTTGTTTTCCCCAATACCGAGACTCCTGTTTTTGCTTCATAATCTGCTCTTGTCTGAGTTTATAGAACTGCAAGATAAGCCACAAAATTAACAAATAAGTAGATTTAGTACGTACTCCGTTTATGGAAATAGAAAACTAGACAAAGAGGTACTTACTTGAATGGCTTGGATTTGGTAATCAATTAATGCTTGCTTAGAATGAATCTCAAGATTTGAGTTTCTGGGTTTCCTTGGGGCTAAAAATCTTTCACTATTCTTATGCCTGGACTTCTCTTCGTTCATCTTCAAGTTCTCAAACGTAGATACTTCTTCTTTGCTTGACCCAAACGGAGACCACTTTGTTGATTGGAGGGAACCAGCCAAACTCCATGCCTGAGAACCAAAACGTTAAACCCTAAATCAGAAGTTGCACGTTAATGGATCATACAAGCATCAATCGCAAAAAGAGTGTAGTACCTCATTTTCACGTCTGTTGCCATCATCTTGGAGCATGTAGTGAGCCATTTGGCGAGTCAACTCAGCAATGTAATCGTAGTCTTGATCACTATCTGACACAGCTGAACCCAGTTCAGAATCAACAGGTGAGCTGAGTTCAGAACCAAAATCAGATGAAGTAAAGCAAGAAGGGCAGGTTTGGCTAAGGTGTTTGTTGTTGTTCCCTGAGAGACCATTGGTGTTATCGTCAGTAAAAAACTGGGAGTAAGGAGGAAGCAATGATGACTCGGTGTAGTGCTGGTCAACGGCCATAATAAAGGAAATTGAGTCTTGCTGCGTAAAGAGAAGTCACGTTGGGGTtggtatttaattatttgctattaTCATCTGCCTAAAGAGAGGTACAGGGGTGGTGGTACTGGTCGGAGAAAGAAAAGCAGAGACAT
The Manihot esculenta cultivar AM560-2 chromosome 1, M.esculenta_v8, whole genome shotgun sequence genome window above contains:
- the LOC110621055 gene encoding uncharacterized protein LOC110621055 isoform X2, with amino-acid sequence MAVDQHYTESSLLPPYSQFFTDDNTNGLSGNNNKHLSQTCPSCFTSSDFGSELSSPVDSELGSAVSDSDQDYDYIAELTRQMAHYMLQDDGNRRENEAWSLAGSLQSTKWSPFGSSKEEVSTFENLKMNEEKSRHKNSERFLAPRKPRNSNLEIHSKQALIDYQIQAIQFYKLRQEQIMKQKQESRYWGKQANGFNHVELDTQAARPVHQSKGRACAGFGNRQKVSWANMRQQQRAGSDMTAVFLSESGPRNVSCGTGVFLPRGIGNTCESRKKPDALLGDVRYDLQFQKKSQSRTTPAKNQEMGLPQEWTY
- the LOC110621055 gene encoding uncharacterized protein LOC110621055 isoform X1, producing MAVDQHYTESSLLPPYSQFFTDDNTNGLSGNNNKHLSQTCPSCFTSSDFGSELSSPVDSELGSAVSDSDQDYDYIAELTRQMAHYMLQDDGNRRENEAWSLAGSLQSTKWSPFGSSKEEVSTFENLKMNEEKSRHKNSERFLAPRKPRNSNLEIHSKQALIDYQIQAIQFYKLRQEQIMKQKQESRYWGKQANGFNHVELDTQAARPVHQSKGRACAGFGNRQKVSWANMRQQQRAGSDMTAVFLSESGPRNVSCGTGVFLPRGIGNTCESRKKPGCSTVLIPARVVQALKLHSEKMGSESRSNRASFPVQQDALLGDVRYDLQFQKKSQSRTTPAKNQEMGLPQEWTY
- the LOC110621817 gene encoding copper transporter 6; the encoded protein is MDHGNHDMRGMGPTMNNTNTTGGMMMHTHHRMMMHMTFFWGNNAEILFDGWPGTRPGMYVLALIFVFCLAFIGEWLSHCQLMKPGSTHIASGLIQTILHAVRIGLAYLVMLAVMSFNGGVFLVAVAGHTLGFLFFGSRVFKKSPPSDKTSDAPLMSC